One Methylobacterium oryzae DNA window includes the following coding sequences:
- a CDS encoding glycoside hydrolase family 15 protein: MAARIEDYALVGDCRSAALISRQGSVDWLCWPRFDAAALFTSLLGTEAHGFWKIFPEAEHVETRWSYRPGSLVLETRHTTRQGEVLVTDFMPVGDGSHLVRLVEGVHGRVAMRMEMAVRFDYGSAVPWVSRSELGDLRAVSGPHKVVLRTDVHLKGSDAQTTVSEFTVHAGDKHRFVLSYGPSHEEDPPPIEPRKVLEATDQHWREWSSRCAGGTGWDRMLQRSLLTLKALIYEPTGGIVAAPTASLPEGLGGIRNWDYRFCWLRDSTLTLIALMDGGYIDEARDWLGWLLRAVAGNPEQAHILYGIAGERLLPEIELDWLPGYENSRPVRIGNAAASQFQLDVYGELFDALYQAHARGLPVSKDGLRVGLAILNHLETAWREPDEGIWEVRGGRRHFTHSKVMAWVAFDRALRMHEMHENGATQEQAERWRAVKDEIHAEVCEKGFDPALNSFVQSYGAKALDASLLLIAHTGFLPQDDPRVVGTVEAIGKGLMRDGFILRYETEGQTTDGLTGSEGAFLPCTFWYVDNLIGLGRRDEAGALIERLIGICTDLGLVSEEYDVQAKRLVGNFPQAFTHVALVNTLLSYTRGEGPADRQGGKANGAPPAVLRQREAAKRTARGELEDATS; encoded by the coding sequence ATGGCTGCACGCATCGAGGATTACGCGCTCGTCGGGGATTGCCGGAGCGCGGCGCTGATCAGCCGTCAGGGCAGCGTCGACTGGTTGTGCTGGCCGCGCTTCGACGCGGCCGCCCTGTTCACCAGCCTCCTGGGAACCGAGGCGCACGGCTTCTGGAAGATCTTCCCCGAGGCCGAGCACGTCGAGACGCGCTGGTCCTACCGGCCGGGCAGCCTCGTGCTGGAAACCCGCCACACCACGCGGCAGGGCGAGGTCCTGGTCACGGATTTCATGCCGGTCGGCGACGGGTCCCATCTGGTGCGGCTCGTCGAGGGCGTGCACGGGCGCGTCGCCATGCGGATGGAGATGGCGGTCCGGTTCGATTACGGCTCGGCCGTGCCCTGGGTCTCCCGCTCGGAGCTGGGCGACCTGCGCGCCGTCTCGGGCCCTCACAAGGTCGTGCTGCGCACCGACGTCCATCTCAAGGGATCGGACGCGCAGACGACGGTGTCCGAGTTCACCGTCCATGCCGGTGACAAGCACCGGTTCGTCCTGAGCTACGGTCCCTCCCACGAGGAGGACCCGCCCCCGATCGAGCCGCGCAAGGTCCTCGAGGCCACCGACCAGCACTGGCGCGAATGGTCGTCGCGCTGCGCCGGCGGCACGGGCTGGGACCGGATGCTCCAGCGCTCCCTCCTGACCCTCAAGGCGCTGATCTACGAGCCCACCGGCGGCATCGTGGCGGCGCCCACGGCCTCCCTGCCGGAGGGGCTCGGCGGGATCCGGAACTGGGATTACCGGTTCTGCTGGCTGCGCGACTCGACCCTGACGCTGATCGCCCTGATGGACGGCGGCTACATCGACGAGGCGCGCGACTGGCTGGGCTGGCTGCTGCGGGCCGTGGCGGGCAATCCCGAGCAGGCGCACATCCTCTACGGCATCGCCGGCGAGCGGCTGCTGCCCGAGATCGAGCTGGACTGGCTGCCGGGCTACGAGAACTCGCGGCCCGTCCGCATCGGCAACGCCGCCGCCAGCCAGTTCCAGCTCGACGTCTACGGCGAGCTGTTCGACGCGCTCTACCAGGCCCATGCCCGCGGCCTGCCGGTGAGCAAGGACGGCCTGCGGGTCGGCCTCGCGATCCTGAACCACCTGGAGACCGCGTGGCGCGAGCCCGACGAGGGGATCTGGGAGGTGCGCGGCGGGCGTCGCCACTTCACGCACTCGAAGGTCATGGCCTGGGTGGCGTTCGACCGGGCGCTGCGCATGCACGAGATGCACGAGAACGGCGCCACGCAGGAGCAGGCCGAGCGCTGGCGCGCCGTCAAGGACGAGATCCACGCCGAAGTCTGCGAGAAGGGCTTCGATCCCGCTCTCAACAGCTTCGTCCAGTCCTACGGCGCGAAGGCCCTGGACGCGAGCCTCCTGCTCATCGCCCATACGGGCTTCCTCCCGCAGGACGATCCCCGGGTGGTCGGCACCGTGGAGGCGATCGGCAAGGGGCTGATGCGGGACGGCTTCATCCTCCGCTACGAGACCGAGGGCCAGACCACCGACGGGCTGACCGGCTCCGAGGGGGCTTTCCTGCCCTGCACCTTCTGGTACGTGGACAACCTCATCGGCCTGGGGCGGCGCGACGAGGCCGGGGCACTGATCGAGCGCCTGATCGGCATCTGCACCGATCTCGGCCTCGTCAGCGAGGAATACGACGTGCAAGCCAAGCGTCTTGTGGGTAACTTCCCTCAGGCGTTCACCCACGTCGCCCTCGTCAACACGCTCCTCAGCTATACGCGCGGCGAAGGGCCGGCGGATCGGCAGGGTGGTAAGGCCAACGGAGCTCCTCCCGCCGTCCTACGGCAGCGCGAAGCCGCGAAGCGGACCGCGCGAGGCGAACTGGAAGACGCGACATCATGA
- a CDS encoding Lrp/AsnC family transcriptional regulator, whose product MDAVDRKILDLLQQDATLPVAELAEQVGISAAPCWRRVKKLEASGVIRRRVALVDRRKVNVPTTVFVAVKAPRHAADWSDAFRRVVAGFPEIVEAWRLTGEIDYLLRIVVPDIEAYDAVYQRLIAKLDFSNLSSSIAMEEMKYTTAVPTIYVA is encoded by the coding sequence ATGGACGCCGTGGACCGGAAGATCCTCGATCTCCTCCAGCAGGACGCGACGCTCCCGGTGGCCGAACTCGCCGAGCAGGTCGGCATCAGCGCGGCGCCGTGCTGGCGGCGGGTGAAGAAGCTGGAGGCGTCCGGGGTGATCCGCCGCCGGGTCGCCCTGGTGGACCGCCGCAAGGTCAACGTCCCCACCACGGTGTTCGTGGCCGTGAAGGCACCGCGCCACGCCGCAGACTGGTCGGACGCGTTCCGGCGGGTGGTCGCCGGCTTCCCGGAGATCGTCGAGGCGTGGCGCCTGACCGGCGAGATCGACTACCTGCTGCGGATCGTGGTGCCCGATATCGAGGCCTACGACGCGGTCTACCAGCGCCTCATCGCCAAGCTCGACTTCTCGAACCTGTCCTCCTCCATCGCCATGGAGGAGATGAAGTACACGACTGCCGTCCCGACGATCTACGTGGCGTGA
- the pgl gene encoding 6-phosphogluconolactonase yields the protein MSLPVGTHVLKDPEAVAREAAERIIVACGESRSDRIALCLSGGSTPKVLYGLLAGPDYAARVPWERIHWFFGDDRAVPWDDPRSNVRMVREAFGHGSQIPPTHLHFIPSDEGPEAGARAYERTLLDFYGAERLDPARPLFDLVLLGLGEDGHTASLFPGKPAVDETRRLVVAVPEAGLEPFVPRISLTLPALASSRHVLFLVTGAGKRVPLARLAAGETLPAGRVTSAGAVAWLLDEAAAG from the coding sequence ATGAGCCTTCCCGTCGGAACCCACGTCCTGAAGGATCCGGAGGCGGTTGCCCGCGAGGCGGCCGAGCGGATCATCGTGGCCTGCGGCGAGAGCCGGTCCGACCGGATCGCGCTCTGCCTCTCGGGCGGCTCGACGCCCAAGGTGCTGTACGGCCTGCTCGCCGGGCCGGACTACGCGGCCCGGGTGCCGTGGGAGCGGATCCACTGGTTCTTCGGCGATGACCGCGCCGTGCCGTGGGACGATCCGCGCAGCAATGTCCGGATGGTTCGGGAGGCCTTCGGGCACGGTTCCCAGATCCCGCCGACGCATCTCCACTTCATCCCCTCGGACGAGGGTCCGGAGGCGGGCGCCCGCGCCTACGAGCGGACGCTCCTCGACTTCTACGGGGCCGAGCGCCTCGATCCGGCCCGCCCGCTGTTCGACCTCGTGCTCCTCGGCCTCGGTGAGGACGGGCACACCGCCTCGCTGTTTCCCGGCAAGCCCGCCGTCGACGAGACCCGGCGGCTCGTCGTCGCCGTGCCCGAGGCCGGCCTGGAGCCGTTCGTTCCGCGGATCAGCCTGACGCTGCCGGCGCTCGCGTCCTCCCGGCACGTGCTGTTCCTCGTCACCGGGGCCGGCAAGCGGGTCCCGCTGGCCCGGCTGGCCGCCGGCGAGACCCTGCCGGCCGGCCGCGTAACCAGCGCGGGCGCCGTGGCGTGGCTGCTCGACGAGGCCGCGGCCGGCTGA
- the tkt gene encoding transketolase: MSGADTPAKAALAEIDTLSINTIRTLAIDAVQKANSGHAGAPMALAPVAYTLWNRYLRYDPAHPHWPNRDRFVLSCGHASMLLYGLLHLAGVAESDGGNAPAVSLEDIKKFRQLDSRTPGHPEYHFTTGVETTTGPLGQGVANSVGMAMGSRFLGQHLNRPNLPLFDYNVYAVCSDGDLMEGVASEAASLAGHLRLANLCWIYDDNTVTIEGHTELAFGEEVATRFLAYGWQVLRVADANDVHALAGSIETFLATNDRPTLIIVKSVIGYGAPKKQGTSKAHSDALGEDEVKGAKRAYGWPEDAQFLVPDGVQENFRNGIGKRGAGLYDSWQGLLAKAKEADAAHAEDLNAFLEGRLPEGWDKDIPVFEPDAKGLATRESSGKVLNAIAQHVPFLLGGSADLAPSNKSNLTFEGAGSFGPFSPGGRNLHFGVREHAMGSIVNGLGLSGLRAYGATFLVFADYMRPPIRLASLMELPVFHIFTHDSIGVGEDGPTHQPVEQLLSLRCIPGLVTLRPADANEVAEAYRVIFTLKNQPAVLALSRQPLPTLDRAKYGAASGTAKGGYVLADSEGTPDVILLASGSEVQLCVGAYEALKAEGVKARVVSMPSWDLFERQDEAYRDSVLPPAVKARVAVEQGSVIGWDRYAGSEGAIIGMHTFGASAPIKDLQTKFGFTPEKVLDAAKAQVAKHKK; encoded by the coding sequence ATGAGCGGTGCTGACACTCCCGCCAAGGCGGCCCTCGCTGAGATCGATACGCTCAGCATCAACACGATCCGGACGCTCGCGATCGACGCGGTGCAGAAGGCCAATTCGGGCCATGCCGGCGCGCCCATGGCGCTGGCGCCGGTCGCCTACACGCTGTGGAACCGCTACCTGCGCTACGACCCGGCGCACCCGCACTGGCCGAACCGCGACCGGTTCGTGCTGTCCTGCGGCCACGCCTCGATGCTGCTCTACGGGCTGCTGCACCTCGCGGGCGTCGCCGAGAGCGACGGCGGCAATGCCCCGGCGGTGTCGCTGGAGGACATCAAGAAGTTCCGGCAGCTCGACAGCCGGACCCCGGGCCACCCGGAATACCACTTCACCACCGGCGTCGAGACCACCACGGGCCCGCTCGGCCAGGGCGTCGCCAACTCGGTCGGCATGGCCATGGGCAGCCGCTTCCTCGGCCAGCACCTGAACCGGCCGAACCTGCCGCTGTTCGACTACAACGTCTACGCCGTCTGCTCGGACGGCGACCTGATGGAGGGCGTCGCCTCCGAGGCCGCCTCGCTCGCCGGCCACCTGCGGCTCGCCAACCTCTGCTGGATCTACGACGACAACACCGTCACCATCGAGGGCCACACGGAGCTGGCCTTCGGCGAGGAGGTCGCGACCCGCTTCCTGGCCTACGGCTGGCAGGTGCTGCGCGTCGCCGACGCCAACGACGTGCACGCGCTGGCGGGCTCGATCGAGACCTTCCTGGCCACCAACGACCGCCCGACGCTCATCATCGTCAAGTCGGTGATCGGCTACGGCGCCCCGAAGAAGCAGGGCACCTCCAAGGCCCACTCGGACGCGCTCGGCGAGGACGAGGTGAAGGGCGCCAAGCGCGCCTACGGATGGCCGGAGGACGCGCAGTTCCTCGTGCCGGACGGCGTGCAGGAGAACTTCCGCAACGGCATCGGCAAGCGCGGCGCCGGCCTCTACGATTCGTGGCAGGGCCTGCTCGCCAAGGCGAAGGAGGCGGACGCCGCCCACGCCGAGGACCTGAACGCCTTCCTGGAAGGCCGCCTGCCGGAGGGCTGGGACAAGGACATCCCCGTCTTCGAGCCGGACGCCAAGGGCCTCGCCACCCGCGAATCCTCCGGCAAGGTGCTGAACGCCATCGCCCAGCACGTGCCGTTCCTGCTCGGCGGCTCGGCCGATCTGGCGCCGTCCAACAAGTCGAACCTGACCTTCGAGGGCGCGGGCTCGTTCGGCCCGTTCTCGCCGGGCGGCCGCAACCTGCATTTCGGCGTCCGCGAGCACGCCATGGGCTCGATCGTGAACGGGCTCGGCCTCTCCGGGCTGCGGGCCTACGGCGCGACCTTCCTGGTCTTCGCCGACTACATGCGCCCGCCGATCCGGCTCGCCTCGCTCATGGAGCTGCCGGTCTTCCACATCTTCACCCACGACTCGATCGGCGTGGGCGAGGACGGGCCGACCCACCAGCCGGTGGAGCAGCTCCTGTCGCTGCGCTGCATCCCGGGCCTCGTGACCCTGCGCCCGGCCGACGCCAACGAGGTCGCCGAGGCCTACCGGGTGATCTTCACGCTGAAGAACCAGCCGGCGGTTCTCGCCCTCTCGCGCCAGCCGCTGCCGACCCTCGACCGCGCGAAGTACGGGGCCGCCTCCGGCACCGCCAAGGGCGGCTACGTGCTGGCCGACAGCGAGGGCACGCCCGACGTGATCCTGCTCGCCTCGGGCTCCGAGGTGCAGCTCTGCGTCGGTGCCTACGAGGCCCTGAAGGCCGAGGGGGTGAAGGCCCGGGTCGTGTCGATGCCGTCCTGGGACCTGTTCGAGCGCCAGGACGAGGCCTACCGCGACTCGGTGCTGCCCCCCGCCGTCAAGGCCCGGGTGGCCGTCGAGCAGGGCAGCGTCATCGGCTGGGACCGCTACGCCGGTTCCGAGGGCGCGATCATCGGCATGCACACCTTCGGCGCCTCGGCGCCGATCAAGGATCTCCAGACCAAGTTCGGTTTTACCCCCGAGAAGGTCCTGGACGCCGCGAAGGCGCAGGTGGCCAAGCACAAGAAGTAG
- a CDS encoding bifunctional transaldolase/phosoglucose isomerase codes for MNALKALHDEQDQAVWLDFVARGFIEKGELKQLVERDGLRGVTSNPSIFEKAIGHSDEYDDSLKAVQATGDSRVIDLYEGLAIADIQAAADVLRPVYEASDGADGYVSLEVSPYLALDTEATLAEARRLHKAVSRDNLMVKVPATPEGIPAIRQLTSEGISINVTLLFSQEAYEAVARAFIDGLDARAKAGHDVSRIASVASFFISRIDVLVDKLLDEKIAQANDPDEKFALEQLKGKVAIANAKLAYQRYKTIFAESKWTALAEKGAKAQRLLWASTGVKNKAYSDVLYVEELIGPNTVNTMPPATMDAFRDHGVVRATIEEDVPGAEAVMNRLARAGIDIEAVAEQLVKEGVQLFIDAADNLLGAVAGKRVALLGHRLDGQSLAMDDTLAAEAKKAVESWRASGSIRRLWAGDASVWSGHDEANWLGWLHIVEEELEKAADYAAFSDWVKAQGFTDAVVLGMGGSSLGPEVLSLTYGQREGFPKLQILDSTHPDQVRALEASIDLAKTLFIVASKSGSTLEPNVFRDYFLARAKDVLGEKAGDHFVAVTDPGSDMERAAKADGFKKIFYGVKQIGGRYSVLSAFGLVPAAAMGLDVKALLETARIMVRSCGPAVPPAVNPGVLLGTAIGAAALAGRDKVTIVASPAIASFGAWAEQLIAESTGKQGKGLVPVDGEPVGVPAVYGHDRFFVYLRLDGNAEAAQDEALRALERDGHPIARITLDSIEQLPQEFYRLEMATAVAGAVIGINPFDQPDVEASKVETKKLFAEAEAKGALPAETPLYEDDWVALYADPRNADALKPAAEGLEAAMKAQIGRLKDGDYLGLLAYVPRDAEAAAILQEPRIAVRDARKVATCLEFGPRFLHSTGQAYKGGPDTGVFLQITADAAEDLPIPGRKLGFSTVVAAQARGDFAVLAERGRRALRVHLKGGDTKAGLVRVAAALKMAVV; via the coding sequence ATGAACGCGCTCAAGGCCCTGCACGACGAACAGGATCAAGCGGTCTGGCTCGACTTCGTGGCCCGCGGATTCATCGAGAAGGGCGAGCTGAAGCAGCTCGTGGAGCGCGACGGCCTGCGGGGCGTCACCTCCAACCCGTCGATCTTCGAGAAGGCGATCGGCCACTCGGACGAGTACGACGACAGCCTGAAGGCCGTGCAGGCGACCGGCGACAGCCGCGTCATCGACCTCTACGAGGGGCTCGCCATCGCCGACATCCAGGCGGCCGCCGACGTGCTCCGCCCGGTCTACGAGGCGAGCGACGGCGCCGACGGCTACGTCAGCCTGGAGGTCTCGCCCTACCTCGCCCTCGACACCGAGGCGACGCTGGCCGAGGCGCGCCGCCTGCACAAGGCGGTCTCCCGCGACAACCTGATGGTCAAGGTGCCGGCCACCCCGGAGGGGATCCCGGCGATCCGGCAGCTGACGAGCGAGGGCATCTCGATCAACGTCACCCTGCTGTTCTCGCAGGAGGCCTACGAGGCCGTGGCGCGCGCCTTCATCGACGGTCTCGACGCGCGCGCGAAGGCCGGCCACGACGTCTCGCGGATCGCCAGCGTGGCGAGCTTCTTCATCAGCCGCATCGACGTCCTGGTCGACAAGCTCCTCGACGAGAAGATCGCGCAGGCCAACGATCCGGACGAGAAGTTCGCCCTCGAGCAGCTGAAGGGCAAGGTGGCGATCGCCAACGCCAAGCTCGCCTACCAGCGCTACAAGACGATCTTCGCCGAATCCAAGTGGACCGCCCTGGCCGAGAAGGGCGCCAAGGCGCAGCGGCTGCTCTGGGCCTCCACGGGCGTGAAGAACAAGGCCTATTCCGACGTCCTCTACGTCGAGGAGCTGATCGGACCGAACACCGTCAACACGATGCCGCCGGCCACCATGGACGCGTTCCGCGACCACGGCGTGGTGCGGGCCACGATCGAGGAGGACGTGCCCGGCGCCGAGGCGGTGATGAACCGCCTCGCCCGGGCCGGGATCGACATCGAGGCGGTGGCCGAGCAGCTGGTGAAGGAGGGCGTGCAGCTCTTCATCGACGCCGCCGACAACCTGCTGGGCGCCGTCGCCGGCAAGCGCGTCGCGCTGCTGGGGCACCGTCTGGACGGGCAGAGCCTCGCCATGGACGACACCCTGGCGGCCGAGGCCAAGAAGGCCGTCGAATCCTGGCGCGCCAGCGGGTCGATCCGCCGGCTCTGGGCGGGCGACGCCTCGGTCTGGTCCGGCCACGACGAGGCGAACTGGCTCGGCTGGCTGCACATCGTCGAGGAAGAGCTCGAGAAGGCCGCCGACTACGCCGCCTTCTCCGACTGGGTGAAGGCGCAGGGCTTCACCGACGCGGTCGTGCTCGGCATGGGCGGGTCGAGCCTCGGCCCGGAGGTCCTGAGCCTGACCTACGGCCAGCGCGAGGGGTTCCCGAAGCTCCAGATCCTCGACTCGACCCACCCGGATCAGGTGCGCGCCCTGGAGGCGAGCATCGACCTGGCCAAGACGCTGTTCATCGTCGCGTCCAAGTCCGGCTCGACCCTGGAGCCGAACGTCTTCCGCGACTACTTCCTGGCCCGCGCCAAGGACGTGCTCGGCGAGAAGGCCGGCGACCACTTCGTGGCCGTGACCGATCCGGGCTCCGACATGGAGCGCGCCGCGAAGGCGGATGGGTTCAAAAAGATCTTCTACGGCGTGAAGCAGATCGGCGGGCGCTACTCGGTGCTCTCGGCCTTCGGCCTCGTGCCGGCCGCCGCCATGGGCCTCGACGTGAAGGCGCTCCTCGAGACCGCCCGCATCATGGTCCGCTCCTGCGGCCCGGCCGTGCCGCCGGCCGTGAACCCGGGCGTCCTGCTCGGCACGGCCATCGGCGCCGCGGCGCTCGCCGGGCGCGACAAGGTGACGATCGTCGCCTCCCCGGCGATCGCGAGCTTCGGCGCCTGGGCCGAGCAGCTGATCGCGGAATCGACCGGCAAGCAGGGCAAGGGCCTCGTGCCGGTGGACGGCGAGCCGGTCGGCGTCCCGGCCGTCTACGGCCACGACCGGTTCTTCGTCTACCTGCGCCTCGACGGCAACGCCGAGGCCGCGCAGGACGAGGCCCTGCGCGCCCTGGAGCGGGACGGCCACCCGATCGCCCGCATCACCCTCGACTCGATCGAGCAGCTGCCGCAGGAATTCTACCGCCTGGAGATGGCGACCGCGGTGGCCGGTGCAGTGATCGGGATCAACCCGTTCGACCAGCCCGACGTCGAGGCCAGCAAGGTCGAGACGAAGAAGCTGTTCGCCGAGGCCGAGGCGAAGGGCGCCCTCCCCGCCGAGACGCCGCTCTACGAGGACGACTGGGTCGCGCTCTACGCCGATCCGCGGAACGCCGACGCCCTCAAGCCGGCCGCCGAGGGGCTCGAGGCCGCGATGAAGGCGCAGATCGGCCGCCTGAAGGACGGCGATTACCTGGGGCTCCTGGCCTACGTCCCGCGCGACGCCGAGGCCGCCGCGATCCTGCAGGAGCCGCGGATCGCCGTGCGCGACGCCCGCAAAGTCGCGACCTGCCTGGAGTTCGGGCCGCGGTTCCTCCACTCGACCGGCCAGGCCTACAAGGGCGGCCCGGACACCGGCGTGTTCCTGCAGATCACTGCGGACGCTGCCGAGGACCTGCCGATCCCGGGCCGGAAGCTCGGGTTCAGCACCGTCGTCGCGGCGCAGGCGCGGGGCGACTTCGCCGTCCTCGCCGAGCGCGGCCGGCGGGCGCTGCGCGTCCACCTCAAGGGCGGCGACACGAAGGCCGGCCTCGTGCGGGTCGCGGCGGCGCTGAAGATGGCTGTCGTCTAG
- a CDS encoding cysteine dioxygenase, which yields MPQTTTPTDVEAMLANLARSASRSPEAYLASARATLVRLLAQPDLLDPSRLVGRGPGLSRNLLFGTEAISVWAMVWAPGTVTPVHDHHCSCCFGLLRGSLRETWYRPISETHAVATMDAVRMPGFVACMMPTGPNLHRIANDGPEAAVSIHVYGYDHRAQDSSIHRTYAVAAG from the coding sequence ATGCCGCAGACCACCACCCCGACCGACGTCGAGGCGATGCTGGCGAACCTCGCGCGCTCCGCGAGCCGCTCGCCGGAGGCCTATCTGGCCTCGGCCCGGGCGACCCTGGTGCGCCTGCTGGCCCAGCCGGATCTGCTCGACCCGTCGCGGCTGGTCGGCCGGGGGCCCGGCCTGAGCCGGAACCTCCTGTTCGGCACCGAGGCGATCAGCGTCTGGGCGATGGTCTGGGCGCCCGGCACGGTCACGCCGGTCCACGACCACCACTGCTCGTGCTGCTTCGGCCTGCTGCGCGGCAGCCTGCGGGAGACGTGGTACCGTCCGATCAGCGAGACCCACGCGGTGGCGACCATGGACGCCGTCCGCATGCCCGGCTTCGTCGCCTGCATGATGCCAACGGGGCCGAACCTGCACCGGATCGCCAATGACGGGCCGGAGGCGGCCGTCTCGATCCACGTCTACGGCTACGACCACCGGGCGCAGGACTCGTCGATCCACCGGACCTACGCGGTGGCGGCGGGCTGA
- a CDS encoding ANTAR domain-containing response regulator, whose translation MTETNLTVAVIDPSRARAAILEEGLRAAGIGRVVVIPDTADLMERVAALKPDVVVIHLESPSRDILEQMSGVSRQVERPVAMFVDRSDSTMMQAAVDAGISAYVVDGLRAERIKSILDIAILRFNAFARLQRELTEARGELADRKLIERAKGILMTMKGLSEDEAYKQLRRKAMNEKRKIADIARAIVTTADLLG comes from the coding sequence ATGACTGAAACCAATCTCACCGTCGCCGTGATCGACCCGAGCCGCGCCCGCGCGGCCATCCTGGAAGAGGGCCTGCGCGCCGCCGGGATCGGGCGCGTGGTCGTGATTCCCGACACCGCCGACCTCATGGAGCGCGTCGCCGCGCTCAAGCCCGACGTGGTGGTGATCCATCTGGAGAGCCCGAGCCGGGACATCCTGGAGCAGATGTCGGGTGTCTCCCGGCAGGTCGAGCGGCCCGTGGCGATGTTCGTCGACCGCTCGGACTCGACCATGATGCAGGCCGCCGTCGATGCCGGGATCTCCGCCTACGTGGTGGACGGGCTGCGGGCGGAACGGATCAAGTCGATCCTCGACATCGCGATCCTGCGCTTCAACGCCTTCGCGCGCCTCCAGCGCGAGCTGACGGAGGCGCGGGGCGAACTCGCCGACCGCAAGCTGATCGAGCGGGCGAAGGGCATCCTGATGACCATGAAGGGCCTCTCCGAGGACGAGGCGTACAAGCAGCTGCGCCGCAAGGCCATGAACGAGAAGCGCAAGATCGCCGACATCGCCCGGGCGATCGTCACCACCGCGGACCTGCTCGGATGA
- the gnd gene encoding phosphogluconate dehydrogenase (NAD(+)-dependent, decarboxylating) — protein sequence MQLGMIGLGRMGGNIVRRLLRDGHTAVVFDQNPAAVAALVEAGAVGASSLEDLVSKLEVPRAAWVMLPAGAITEQTVQALSGLMQADDCIIDGGNSFYGDDVRRGAALKEKGLHYVDVGTSGGVWGLERGYCMMIGGDKEAVDRLDPIFKTLAPGIGDIPKTPNREGRDPRAEQGYIHAGPTGAGHFVKMVHNGIEYGLMQAYAEGFDILRHANASDLPAERRFDLNMGDIAEVWRRGSVVSSWLLDLTAQALAGDEQLTDFSGYVEDSGEGRWTINAAVEEGVPATVLSAALYRRFRSREHASYADKLLSAMRKGFGGHQEPKG from the coding sequence ATGCAACTCGGCATGATCGGCCTCGGCCGGATGGGCGGCAACATCGTCCGGCGTCTCCTGCGCGACGGGCACACAGCCGTGGTGTTCGACCAGAATCCGGCGGCCGTCGCCGCCCTGGTCGAGGCCGGTGCGGTCGGCGCGTCGAGCCTGGAGGACCTGGTCTCGAAGCTCGAGGTGCCGCGCGCGGCCTGGGTGATGCTGCCGGCCGGGGCGATCACCGAGCAGACCGTCCAGGCGCTCTCGGGGCTGATGCAGGCGGACGACTGCATCATCGACGGCGGCAACTCCTTCTACGGCGACGATGTCCGCCGCGGGGCCGCCCTGAAGGAGAAGGGCCTGCACTACGTGGATGTCGGCACTTCGGGCGGCGTCTGGGGCCTGGAGCGCGGCTACTGCATGATGATCGGCGGGGACAAGGAAGCCGTCGACCGCCTCGACCCGATCTTCAAGACCCTGGCGCCCGGCATCGGCGACATCCCGAAGACGCCGAACCGCGAGGGGCGCGACCCCCGCGCCGAGCAGGGCTACATTCACGCGGGCCCGACCGGCGCCGGCCACTTCGTCAAGATGGTCCATAACGGCATCGAGTACGGCCTGATGCAGGCCTACGCGGAGGGCTTCGACATCCTCCGCCACGCCAACGCGTCCGACCTGCCGGCCGAGCGCCGCTTCGATCTCAACATGGGCGACATCGCCGAGGTCTGGCGCCGCGGCAGCGTCGTCTCGTCCTGGCTGCTCGACCTGACCGCCCAGGCACTCGCGGGCGACGAGCAGCTCACCGACTTCTCCGGCTACGTCGAGGATTCGGGCGAGGGCCGCTGGACCATCAACGCCGCCGTCGAGGAGGGCGTCCCGGCGACGGTGCTCTCCGCCGCGCTCTACCGCCGCTTCCGCTCCCGCGAGCACGCGAGCTACGCCGACAAGCTGCTCTCGGCGATGCGCAAGGGCTTCGGCGGCCACCAGGAGCCGAAGGGCTGA